CAGCGCGGGTCTCCAGGGGGCGTCCGCCGAGACCGACGATCCGGCGTTCCACCTCGTCCAGGTCCTCCGGCGCCGCCAGCAGCTCCAGATGGGCCTGCTGGGAGTCGTCGGGGCGCGGCCAGCTCGGCGCGACCGCGTTGAGATCCAGCCGGAAGGCGATCCTGGTGCCGTCCGTGCCGATCAGTTCGACCCGGTTGCCACCCG
The sequence above is a segment of the Streptomyces griseoviridis genome. Coding sequences within it:
- a CDS encoding VOC family protein; its protein translation is MGLVQAAVLVLDCAEPLKLAEFYRELLDGEVRPDPGGNRVELIGTDGTRIAFRLDLNAVAPSWPRPDDSQQAHLELLAAPEDLDEVERRIVGLGGRPLETRADHGRTDDRQYSDPAGHPFSLRSPLQPAEPKTS